Proteins encoded by one window of Sinorhizobium arboris LMG 14919:
- a CDS encoding LysR family transcriptional regulator, which yields MDRWQAMRIFVQVVESGGFAPAAKALHMSPPSVTRAVAKLEELIGTRLLVRTTRSLKLTAAGEGYVADCRRILTEIAEAEANAAGSFTAPAGLLTVTAPALFGRIHVLPVILDFLDHYPAMQVKTIFVDRVTNLVDEGLDVAIRIASLPASGLVARRIGSVRQVLCGSPDYFARFGEPGSPQELARHRIIGREGLFGHSEWLFGRDSSIRVPISPRLICNTNDAVLSAAVAGWGLSRFQSYQVAPDVRAGRLKVVLAAHEREPVPIHIVHAEGRMVSARVRAFVDFAAGRFRRQAGLGTEL from the coding sequence ATGGATCGCTGGCAGGCGATGCGGATCTTCGTGCAGGTGGTCGAAAGCGGCGGCTTCGCGCCGGCCGCCAAGGCGCTGCATATGAGCCCGCCATCGGTCACCCGGGCGGTGGCGAAGCTGGAGGAGCTGATCGGCACGCGGCTTCTGGTGCGCACCACCCGCTCGCTGAAGCTTACGGCGGCCGGCGAAGGCTATGTGGCCGACTGCCGGCGGATCCTCACGGAAATCGCAGAGGCAGAAGCCAATGCGGCGGGCAGCTTCACCGCTCCTGCGGGGTTGCTCACGGTAACGGCGCCCGCGCTCTTCGGGCGCATCCACGTGCTCCCCGTCATCCTCGACTTTCTCGATCACTATCCGGCGATGCAGGTCAAGACCATCTTCGTCGACCGCGTGACCAACTTGGTCGACGAGGGCCTGGATGTGGCGATCCGCATTGCTTCGCTCCCGGCCTCAGGGCTCGTGGCGCGCCGGATCGGCTCGGTCCGGCAGGTGCTTTGCGGATCGCCGGACTATTTTGCCCGCTTCGGCGAGCCCGGCAGCCCGCAGGAGCTTGCCCGTCACCGGATCATCGGGCGCGAGGGCCTCTTCGGCCACTCGGAATGGCTCTTCGGACGCGACAGCAGCATCCGCGTTCCGATCAGCCCTCGTCTCATCTGCAACACCAATGACGCGGTCCTTTCCGCCGCCGTGGCGGGCTGGGGATTGTCGCGGTTTCAGTCCTACCAGGTGGCACCCGATGTGAGGGCCGGCAGGCTCAAGGTCGTCCTTGCCGCCCACGAGCGCGAGCCGGTGCCGATCCATATCGTGCATGCGGAAGGCCGCATGGTCTCGGCAAGGGTGCGCGCCTTCGTGGACTTCGCCGCCGGGCGTTTTCGGCGCCAAGCGGGTCTTGGCACCGAGCTTTGA
- a CDS encoding ABC transporter substrate-binding protein, with amino-acid sequence MDNQARAYLPRIAGLALAGASLLGVASAQAKEITIWCWDPNFNVAIMKEAGARYTKTHPDVTFNIVDFAKLDVEQKLQTGLSSGTADALPDIVLIEDYGAQKYLQSFPGAFAPLSGTVDYSGFAPYKVELMTLEGQVYGMPFDSGVTGLYYRKDYLEAAGFKPEDMQDLTWDRFIEIGKQVEEKTGKKMMGLDPNDAGLVRIIMQSAGQWYFDKEGKPNIAGNAALKAALETIGKIMQANIYKPANGWSDWVGTFTSGDVATVVTGVWITGTVKAQPDQSGNWGVAPIPSLSIEGATHASNLGGSSWYVLESSEEKAEAIDFLNEIYGKDIDFYQTILQERGAVGSLLAARGGAAYEAADPFFGGEKVWQNFSDWLAKVPSVNYGIFTNEADLAVTAQLPAVTQGTPVDEVLQAIEAEVSAQIQ; translated from the coding sequence ATGGACAATCAGGCGCGTGCCTATCTGCCGCGTATCGCCGGTCTGGCTCTCGCGGGCGCAAGCCTCTTGGGGGTTGCCTCGGCGCAGGCCAAGGAAATCACCATCTGGTGCTGGGACCCGAACTTCAATGTCGCGATCATGAAGGAAGCGGGCGCCCGCTATACGAAAACCCATCCGGACGTCACCTTCAACATCGTCGACTTCGCCAAGCTCGACGTCGAGCAGAAGCTTCAGACCGGGCTTTCATCCGGAACCGCCGACGCGCTCCCTGACATCGTGCTCATCGAGGATTACGGCGCGCAGAAATACCTTCAATCCTTCCCGGGCGCCTTCGCGCCTCTGTCCGGTACCGTCGACTATTCCGGTTTCGCCCCCTACAAGGTCGAGCTGATGACCCTCGAAGGACAGGTCTACGGAATGCCCTTCGATTCCGGCGTCACCGGGCTCTATTACCGCAAGGATTATCTGGAAGCCGCCGGCTTCAAGCCGGAGGATATGCAGGATCTCACCTGGGACCGCTTCATCGAGATCGGTAAACAGGTGGAAGAGAAGACCGGCAAGAAGATGATGGGCCTCGACCCGAACGACGCCGGCCTCGTGCGCATTATCATGCAGTCGGCCGGGCAATGGTATTTCGACAAGGAAGGCAAGCCGAACATCGCCGGCAACGCCGCGTTGAAGGCGGCGCTCGAAACCATCGGCAAGATCATGCAGGCGAATATATACAAGCCTGCCAATGGCTGGTCCGACTGGGTAGGCACCTTTACCTCCGGCGACGTCGCGACCGTCGTCACGGGCGTCTGGATCACCGGCACCGTCAAGGCGCAGCCCGACCAGTCCGGCAACTGGGGCGTAGCACCCATCCCGTCGCTCTCGATCGAAGGCGCAACGCATGCCTCCAATCTCGGCGGCTCCAGCTGGTACGTGCTCGAAAGCTCCGAGGAGAAGGCGGAAGCCATCGATTTCCTGAACGAGATCTACGGAAAGGACATCGATTTCTACCAGACGATCCTGCAGGAGCGCGGTGCGGTCGGCTCGCTGCTCGCCGCCCGCGGCGGTGCGGCCTACGAGGCGGCCGATCCCTTCTTCGGTGGCGAGAAGGTCTGGCAGAACTTCTCCGACTGGCTGGCGAAGGTCCCTTCGGTCAATTACGGGATCTTCACCAACGAGGCGGATCTCGCAGTCACCGCGCAGCTCCCGGCCGTGACGCAGGGAACGCCGGTCGACGAGGTGCTGCAGGCGATCGAGGCCGAGGTCAGCGCTCAGATCCAGTGA
- a CDS encoding glycoside hydrolase family 2 protein, translated as MRSVTCFNDSWVFSEGFAKADAGTLRAGRSVSLPHNAVELPFNYFDETCYQRAFTYQKVLAWRPDFSGREVSLVFDAAMADAVVYLNGEEIVTHKDGYTPFEARLTDRLREGDNLITVKIDGSENPEIPPFGGRIDYLTYAGIYRDVWLKVTDPVSIANIKIETRDVLSDTRGVSVRCDLSNPQRLAFTGTVSALLKNAAGEVLAEVAGETAGESLTLEMEGLKGLSLWDIDDPVLYEIEAELRTHQGSDRLASHFGFRTAEFTTEGFRLNGRPLKIRGLNRHQAFPYVGYAMGRTAQERDAEIMKHTLHCNLVRTSHYPQSKWFLDHCDRIGLLVFEEIPGWQHIGGEAWKQEAIRNVRRMIERDWNHPSIVIWGVRINESQDSHDFYVETNGLARELDPTRQTGGVRYITDSEFLEDVYTMNDFILGNEELPGSNRPRTALRPQQECTGLSRKVPYLITEFGGHMYPTKIYDQEQRQAEHVRRHLEVLNAAYGDPSISGAIGWCMFDYNTHKDFGSGDRICYHGVMDMFREPKFAAYVYASQCDPSEEIVMKPVTFWARGERNIGGVLPLIVLTNCDEVELKYGSLTKRVGPDRENFPHLPHPPVVIDHRHFTKDELGLWGMKWESAEFTGFVSGKPVADLRMAADPVPTTLHVEADSKTLRAEGRDSVRVILRALDQAGNVLPFLNDAVDIELRGPAHLVGPARIVLQGGSAGFWLESTGAAGAIVVSVVSSRLGAAKLDLVALAEGAASA; from the coding sequence ATGCGCTCTGTTACTTGCTTCAATGATTCGTGGGTCTTCTCCGAAGGCTTCGCCAAAGCCGACGCCGGCACGCTCCGGGCCGGCCGGTCGGTCAGCCTGCCGCACAATGCCGTCGAACTGCCGTTCAACTATTTCGACGAGACATGCTACCAGCGCGCCTTTACCTACCAGAAGGTCCTCGCCTGGCGACCGGACTTCTCCGGCCGCGAAGTCTCGCTCGTCTTCGACGCGGCAATGGCGGATGCGGTCGTTTATCTCAACGGCGAAGAGATCGTCACGCATAAGGACGGCTACACGCCTTTCGAGGCGCGCCTGACGGACAGACTTCGCGAAGGCGACAACCTCATAACGGTGAAGATCGACGGCAGCGAGAATCCGGAGATCCCGCCTTTCGGCGGCCGGATCGACTATCTGACCTATGCCGGCATCTATCGCGACGTCTGGCTCAAGGTCACCGATCCGGTTTCGATCGCCAATATCAAGATCGAGACCCGCGACGTGCTCTCCGACACCAGGGGCGTCTCCGTCCGGTGTGATCTTTCCAATCCGCAAAGGCTAGCCTTTACCGGCACGGTCTCGGCGCTCCTCAAAAATGCGGCCGGCGAAGTGCTGGCCGAGGTCGCCGGCGAGACGGCCGGCGAGAGCCTCACCCTCGAAATGGAAGGCCTGAAAGGCCTCTCGCTCTGGGACATCGACGATCCGGTGCTGTACGAGATCGAAGCCGAGCTACGGACGCATCAGGGCTCCGACCGCTTGGCCTCGCATTTCGGTTTCCGCACGGCGGAGTTCACGACCGAAGGCTTCCGGCTCAACGGCCGCCCGTTGAAGATCCGCGGGCTGAACCGTCATCAGGCCTTCCCCTATGTCGGCTACGCCATGGGGCGCACCGCCCAGGAGCGCGACGCGGAGATCATGAAGCACACGCTTCACTGCAATCTCGTGCGCACCTCGCATTATCCGCAGTCGAAATGGTTCCTCGACCATTGCGACCGCATCGGCCTGCTCGTCTTCGAGGAAATCCCCGGCTGGCAGCATATCGGCGGCGAGGCGTGGAAGCAGGAGGCGATCCGGAACGTCCGCCGCATGATCGAGCGCGACTGGAACCATCCCTCGATCGTCATCTGGGGCGTACGCATCAACGAATCGCAGGATTCGCACGACTTCTACGTGGAGACCAACGGGCTCGCCCGCGAGCTCGATCCGACACGGCAAACCGGCGGTGTGCGCTACATCACCGACAGCGAGTTCCTGGAGGACGTATACACGATGAACGACTTCATCCTCGGCAACGAGGAGCTGCCCGGTTCGAACCGGCCGCGCACGGCGCTTCGCCCGCAGCAGGAATGCACCGGGCTTTCCCGCAAAGTGCCCTATCTCATCACCGAGTTCGGCGGCCACATGTATCCGACGAAGATCTATGACCAGGAGCAGCGCCAGGCCGAGCATGTTCGCCGGCATCTGGAAGTGCTGAACGCCGCCTATGGCGATCCCAGCATTTCCGGTGCCATCGGCTGGTGCATGTTCGACTATAACACCCACAAGGACTTCGGTTCCGGGGACCGGATCTGCTACCACGGCGTCATGGACATGTTCCGCGAGCCGAAATTCGCGGCCTATGTCTATGCCAGCCAGTGCGATCCCTCCGAGGAAATCGTGATGAAGCCGGTCACCTTCTGGGCGCGCGGCGAGCGCAATATCGGCGGCGTGCTGCCCCTGATCGTGCTGACGAATTGCGACGAGGTCGAACTGAAGTACGGCTCGCTTACCAAGCGCGTCGGCCCGGACCGCGAGAATTTCCCGCACCTGCCGCACCCGCCGGTCGTCATCGACCACCGCCACTTCACCAAGGACGAGCTCGGGCTCTGGGGCATGAAGTGGGAAAGCGCGGAATTCACCGGCTTCGTCTCGGGCAAGCCGGTCGCCGATCTCCGCATGGCCGCCGACCCCGTGCCGACGACGCTTCACGTCGAGGCGGACAGCAAGACGCTCCGCGCCGAAGGCCGCGACAGCGTCCGCGTCATCCTGCGCGCGCTCGACCAGGCCGGCAACGTCCTGCCGTTCCTGAACGATGCGGTCGACATCGAGCTTCGCGGTCCGGCGCACCTCGTCGGACCGGCCCGCATTGTCCTTCAGGGCGGTTCCGCCGGTTTCTGGCTGGAGTCCACGGGCGCCGCCGGCGCCATCGTCGTCTCGGTCGTTTCGTCGCGGCTTGGCGCGGCGAAGCTCGACCTCGTCGCCCTGGCGGAAGGAGCGGCGAGCGCATGA
- a CDS encoding LacI family DNA-binding transcriptional regulator, with the protein MVTIKEIASAVGVSSATVSRVLNYDPTLSISNRKRQAIIETAEALNYATPRNRSRAAAQAVGVGLKIALVHFLDPAQELADPYYVGVRLGIESRCQALKSEVVKVFLTGNPPEATILEGASGVVAVGHYYGDELEWLRRHSRHLVFADYAPAGDMEDTVLSDVSLAMTRLLEAVHDMGYRRIGFIGWIDAFYGPDNIHSERRCRTYIDWMTKAGLYDPELCMVEPMTPDSGYKLAKAMLSKPNPPKILITCNDNMALGAYRAIHEMGFRIPEDIAVASFNDIPVAQFLGPPLSTVKIPAELIGETAVDLLLERLAGREVAKKVVFGTEIVWRGSTPAPAAPTIEAVNQTRGALIR; encoded by the coding sequence ATGGTCACAATCAAGGAAATCGCATCGGCCGTCGGCGTATCGTCAGCAACCGTCTCACGCGTCCTCAACTACGATCCGACACTGTCGATCTCCAACAGGAAGCGCCAGGCGATCATCGAGACGGCGGAGGCGCTCAACTATGCGACGCCGCGCAACCGCAGCCGCGCCGCAGCGCAGGCCGTCGGGGTCGGGCTGAAGATCGCGCTCGTGCATTTCCTCGATCCCGCCCAGGAACTTGCCGATCCCTATTATGTCGGCGTCCGGCTCGGCATCGAAAGCCGCTGCCAGGCGCTGAAGAGCGAAGTCGTCAAGGTCTTCCTCACCGGTAACCCTCCGGAGGCGACGATCCTGGAGGGCGCCTCGGGCGTGGTGGCCGTCGGCCATTATTACGGCGATGAGCTCGAGTGGCTGCGCCGCCACAGCCGCCACCTCGTCTTTGCCGATTACGCACCCGCCGGAGATATGGAAGACACCGTGCTCAGCGACGTCTCGCTGGCGATGACCCGGCTCCTGGAGGCGGTGCATGACATGGGCTACCGCCGCATCGGTTTCATCGGCTGGATCGACGCTTTCTACGGGCCTGACAACATCCATTCGGAGCGCCGTTGCCGCACCTATATCGACTGGATGACCAAGGCCGGGCTTTATGATCCGGAATTGTGCATGGTCGAGCCGATGACACCAGACAGCGGCTACAAGCTCGCCAAGGCGATGCTGTCGAAGCCCAATCCGCCGAAGATCCTCATCACCTGCAACGACAATATGGCGCTCGGCGCCTACCGGGCCATTCACGAGATGGGGTTCAGGATTCCCGAGGATATCGCCGTCGCGAGCTTCAATGACATCCCGGTCGCGCAATTTCTCGGGCCGCCGCTTTCCACGGTGAAGATCCCGGCGGAACTGATCGGCGAGACCGCCGTCGACCTGCTACTCGAACGCCTTGCGGGCCGCGAGGTCGCGAAGAAGGTGGTTTTCGGCACGGAAATCGTCTGGCGCGGCAGCACGCCGGCACCGGCCGCGCCAACCATCGAGGCCGTGAATCAGACGCGCGGCGCGCTGATCCGGTAA
- a CDS encoding carbohydrate ABC transporter permease, whose amino-acid sequence MVRARRGIGRYYDVNGWLFVAPALGLIALFMVYPIAWSLWMSFQSGRGMTLKFAGFANIVRLWNDPVFIKALTNTVTYFVVQVPIMILLALILASLLNNPRLVGRGLFRTAIFLPCVSSLVAYSVLFKGMFATDGIVNSTLQAIGLVASPIPWLTHPFWAKVLVILAITWRWTGYNMIFYLAALQNIDKSIYEVARIDGVPAWARFTHLTIPLLKPVILFTTVISTIGTLQLFDEVYNLTEGKGGPSNATLTLSLYIYNLTFRFMPNLGYAATVSYVIVVLVALLAFVQFFAARERDR is encoded by the coding sequence ATGGTTCGAGCGCGCCGCGGTATCGGCCGATATTACGATGTCAATGGCTGGCTCTTCGTCGCGCCGGCCCTCGGGCTGATCGCCCTTTTCATGGTCTATCCCATCGCGTGGTCGCTCTGGATGTCGTTCCAGTCCGGCCGCGGTATGACCCTGAAGTTCGCGGGCTTCGCAAACATCGTTCGGCTCTGGAACGATCCGGTCTTCATCAAGGCGCTCACCAACACGGTGACCTATTTCGTCGTGCAGGTGCCGATCATGATCCTGCTCGCGCTGATCCTTGCGTCGCTCCTCAACAATCCGCGGCTCGTCGGCCGTGGGCTTTTCCGCACAGCGATCTTCCTGCCCTGCGTCAGTTCGCTGGTCGCCTATTCGGTGCTCTTCAAGGGCATGTTCGCAACCGACGGGATCGTCAATTCGACGCTCCAGGCGATCGGTCTCGTCGCCTCGCCCATTCCGTGGCTGACGCATCCCTTCTGGGCGAAGGTGCTCGTCATTCTCGCCATCACCTGGCGCTGGACCGGCTACAATATGATCTTCTATCTTGCGGCACTTCAGAACATCGACAAGTCGATCTACGAGGTGGCGCGCATCGACGGCGTCCCGGCCTGGGCGCGCTTCACCCACCTCACCATCCCTCTCCTGAAGCCGGTCATCCTCTTCACGACAGTCATTTCGACGATCGGCACGCTGCAGCTTTTCGACGAAGTCTATAACCTGACCGAGGGCAAGGGTGGCCCGTCCAACGCCACGCTCACATTGTCACTCTACATCTACAATCTCACCTTCCGCTTCATGCCCAATTTGGGCTACGCGGCGACGGTCTCCTATGTCATCGTCGTCCTGGTCGCGCTCCTCGCCTTCGTGCAGTTCTTCGCAGCAAGGGAGCGTGACCGATGA
- a CDS encoding ABC transporter ATP-binding protein, translated as MSELQLSDVRKSYGGLEVIKGVDLDIKSGEFVVFVGPSGCGKSTLLRMIAGLEEITAGDLTIDDVRMNDVDPSKRGIAMVFQSYALYPHMTVRENMGFALRFAGVARAEIEKRVNEAAEILELGALLDRKPRQLSGGQRQRVAIGRAIVRHPKIFLFDEPLSNLDAELRVHMRIEIARLHKQLATTIIYVTHDQVEAMTLADKIVVMRAGVVEQVGSPLDLYDDPANLFVAGFIGSPKMNFLEGVIEVDRDQAYARLPGHGDAKIPVSLQAAAGTPVTIGIRPEHFNEAGPAALDLTIDMLEHLGGETFAYARHGDGALIVVETKNGRGLKAGDRLTARFDPVSVLVFGGDGKRLR; from the coding sequence ATGAGCGAACTCCAACTCAGCGATGTCCGTAAATCCTATGGCGGCCTCGAGGTCATCAAGGGCGTCGATCTCGACATCAAATCCGGCGAGTTCGTCGTTTTCGTCGGGCCTTCCGGCTGCGGCAAGTCGACCCTGCTCCGGATGATCGCCGGCCTCGAGGAGATCACTGCGGGCGACCTCACGATCGACGACGTCAGGATGAACGACGTCGACCCCTCGAAACGCGGCATCGCCATGGTCTTCCAGTCCTATGCGCTCTATCCGCATATGACGGTGCGCGAGAATATGGGTTTCGCGCTCCGCTTCGCCGGCGTAGCCAGGGCCGAAATCGAGAAGCGGGTGAACGAGGCTGCCGAAATCCTGGAGCTCGGGGCGTTGCTCGACCGCAAGCCGAGGCAGCTTTCCGGCGGCCAGCGTCAGCGCGTCGCGATCGGCCGGGCGATCGTCCGGCATCCCAAAATCTTCCTCTTCGACGAGCCGCTTTCCAACCTCGACGCGGAACTGCGCGTACATATGCGCATCGAGATCGCGCGGCTGCACAAGCAGCTCGCCACCACCATCATCTACGTGACGCATGATCAGGTGGAGGCGATGACACTCGCCGACAAGATCGTCGTCATGCGCGCCGGCGTGGTCGAGCAGGTGGGTTCACCCCTCGACCTCTATGACGACCCGGCCAACCTCTTCGTCGCCGGCTTCATCGGGTCGCCGAAGATGAATTTTCTGGAGGGCGTGATCGAAGTCGACCGCGACCAGGCCTATGCGCGCCTGCCGGGCCATGGAGACGCTAAGATCCCCGTCAGCCTGCAAGCGGCGGCGGGCACCCCGGTGACGATCGGCATCCGGCCCGAGCATTTCAACGAAGCAGGTCCTGCAGCGCTGGACCTCACCATCGACATGCTGGAACATCTCGGCGGCGAGACCTTCGCCTATGCCCGCCACGGCGACGGCGCGCTCATCGTCGTCGAAACGAAAAACGGGCGCGGGCTCAAGGCCGGCGATCGCCTGACAGCCCGCTTCGATCCGGTTTCGGTTCTGGTGTTCGGCGGAGACGGAAAACGGCTGCGTTAG
- a CDS encoding carbohydrate ABC transporter permease, with translation MSGFGRFAAMAATYGFLGLMAFLSVFPFIWMALGATNSSIDIIKGKLLPGAAFAANVGNFFTLVNVPLVFWNSAKIAILATVLTLAVSSLAGYGFEMFRSRRRERVYRAMLLTLMIPFAALMIPLFIMMGKAGLINTHLAVVLPSIGSAFVIFYFRQSTKAFPSELRDAAKVDGLKEWQIFLFIYVPVMRSTYAAAFVIVFMTAWNNYLWPLIVLQTNETKTITLVISSLASAYYPDYGVVMVGTILATLPTLAVFFFMQRQFVQGMLGSVK, from the coding sequence ATGAGCGGATTTGGACGTTTCGCGGCAATGGCGGCCACCTATGGCTTCCTCGGCCTGATGGCCTTCCTCTCGGTCTTTCCGTTCATCTGGATGGCTCTCGGCGCGACCAATTCGTCGATCGACATCATCAAGGGCAAGCTCCTGCCTGGCGCAGCCTTTGCCGCCAATGTCGGCAACTTCTTCACGCTGGTGAACGTGCCGCTCGTCTTCTGGAATTCGGCGAAGATTGCGATCCTTGCCACCGTGCTCACGCTCGCCGTCTCCTCGCTCGCCGGTTACGGCTTCGAGATGTTCCGCTCGCGGCGGCGCGAGCGGGTCTATCGGGCGATGCTGCTCACGCTGATGATCCCCTTCGCCGCGCTGATGATCCCGCTCTTCATCATGATGGGCAAGGCGGGTCTCATCAACACGCATCTCGCCGTCGTCCTGCCCTCGATCGGCTCCGCCTTCGTCATCTTCTATTTCCGGCAGAGCACCAAGGCCTTCCCGTCGGAGCTCCGCGATGCGGCCAAGGTCGACGGCCTCAAGGAATGGCAGATATTCCTGTTCATCTACGTGCCGGTCATGCGCTCGACCTATGCGGCCGCCTTCGTCATCGTCTTCATGACCGCCTGGAATAATTATCTCTGGCCGCTGATCGTGCTCCAGACCAACGAGACCAAGACGATCACGCTGGTCATCTCGTCGCTCGCCTCCGCCTATTATCCCGATTACGGCGTCGTCATGGTCGGAACGATTCTCGCGACACTGCCGACGCTTGCCGTCTTCTTCTTCATGCAACGCCAGTTCGTCCAGGGCATGCTGGGCTCAGTCAAATAG
- a CDS encoding AraC family transcriptional regulator, with the protein MGNSVLRQLIDRGPAMRTVSLPRGRQSLHTMPTSTGYEIRTDASYDWDGRKRGQTPFTVLQHTIGGAGNLRYENRSHRVRPGETLLLLVPHNHRYWLEEGGHWEFFWISMNGEEALRIHRAILAVTGPIIRLQPDTVEHLADCSLRLIAGGETPGSASAIAYEAAMALYDDVFGSHPVLSEEYRKMQHVIDHIMSNLDKPLPVEELARISGLSRAHFSRAFAASEGMPPAEFVLQKRLQRAVKLLTKTADLPVKEVAILSGFGDPNYFAKVFRRVFGASPTEFRTTGMYASVPAAGAKAGINGSVTTPAAAGD; encoded by the coding sequence ATGGGTAATTCTGTGCTGCGGCAACTGATCGATCGGGGACCGGCGATGCGGACAGTTTCGCTGCCTCGGGGACGCCAGAGCCTGCACACGATGCCGACGAGCACCGGCTATGAGATCAGGACCGATGCAAGCTACGATTGGGACGGGCGCAAACGCGGTCAGACGCCCTTCACCGTCCTGCAGCACACGATCGGGGGGGCCGGCAACCTGCGATATGAAAACCGCAGCCATCGCGTGCGTCCGGGCGAGACGCTGCTGCTGCTCGTCCCCCACAATCATCGCTACTGGCTGGAGGAAGGCGGGCACTGGGAGTTCTTCTGGATCTCCATGAACGGCGAGGAGGCGCTGAGGATCCACCGCGCCATTCTCGCCGTCACCGGCCCCATCATAAGGCTGCAGCCGGATACCGTCGAACATCTTGCCGATTGCAGCCTGCGCCTCATCGCCGGCGGCGAGACCCCGGGCAGCGCCTCGGCGATCGCCTATGAGGCGGCGATGGCGCTCTATGACGATGTCTTCGGCTCGCATCCGGTCCTCAGTGAAGAATACCGGAAGATGCAGCACGTGATCGATCACATCATGAGCAATCTCGACAAGCCCCTTCCGGTCGAGGAGCTCGCGCGCATTTCCGGCCTGAGCCGCGCCCATTTCTCCCGGGCCTTCGCCGCCAGCGAAGGAATGCCGCCGGCGGAATTCGTGCTGCAGAAGCGCCTGCAGAGGGCCGTAAAGCTGCTGACCAAGACTGCGGACCTGCCAGTCAAGGAAGTCGCCATCCTGTCCGGCTTCGGGGATCCCAACTATTTCGCCAAGGTATTCCGCCGCGTCTTCGGCGCGAGCCCGACCGAGTTCCGTACCACCGGCATGTATGCAAGCGTGCCTGCCGCAGGCGCCAAGGCGGGAATCAACGGATCCGTGACCACACCGGCTGCGGCCGGCGATTGA
- a CDS encoding type II toxin-antitoxin system VapB family antitoxin, producing the protein MGAPTLSVRSAKARDLARRLARRENRSIADIVERALELYETREAGREPASAFYARLFESCGTDIDLEGVIREGRKAHPGPDL; encoded by the coding sequence ATGGGCGCCCCGACGCTTTCGGTCCGAAGTGCAAAAGCGCGTGATCTGGCGCGCCGACTTGCACGGCGAGAGAACCGCTCCATTGCCGACATTGTCGAGCGTGCTCTTGAGTTATATGAAACCAGAGAAGCCGGTCGGGAGCCTGCGAGTGCTTTCTATGCGCGCTTGTTCGAGAGCTGCGGCACGGACATCGACCTCGAAGGGGTGATCAGAGAGGGCCGCAAGGCTCATCCGGGCCCTGACCTTTGA
- a CDS encoding pyrroline-5-carboxylate reductase, protein MRIGFIGTGAITEAMVTGIVGSGLDVAEILVSPRNREIAARLAGRFPLVRIVKENQEAVDAAGMLFLAVRPQIAEEVIPKLKFRKGQKVVSVIAATDRSTLLGWIGEEVELTQAIPLPFVAERDGVTAIYPPDRAVAAIFAALGTAVECETREEYDLLAVGSALMATFLGILDRTTRWFAEKGLDRGRARAYIAPLLASLAHRAVRDEGTPLEELAREFSTKGGLNEQVLTDFDRGGGHRALTDALERVLLRVRGDDR, encoded by the coding sequence ATGCGTATTGGCTTCATCGGCACCGGTGCCATCACCGAAGCGATGGTGACGGGCATCGTCGGTTCCGGCCTCGACGTCGCCGAAATCCTCGTCTCCCCGCGCAATCGGGAAATCGCTGCCCGGCTTGCCGGCCGCTTCCCGCTCGTTCGGATCGTCAAGGAGAATCAGGAGGCGGTGGACGCGGCCGGCATGCTGTTCCTGGCCGTCCGCCCGCAGATCGCCGAGGAGGTGATCCCCAAGCTCAAGTTCCGCAAGGGCCAGAAGGTCGTCAGCGTCATCGCCGCGACCGACCGTTCCACGCTCCTCGGCTGGATCGGCGAGGAGGTGGAGCTCACCCAGGCAATCCCCCTGCCCTTCGTCGCCGAGCGCGACGGCGTGACAGCGATCTATCCGCCGGACCGCGCCGTTGCCGCGATCTTTGCGGCACTCGGGACAGCGGTCGAATGCGAAACCAGGGAGGAATACGACCTGCTTGCCGTCGGAAGCGCTCTGATGGCGACCTTTCTCGGCATTCTCGACCGGACCACCCGCTGGTTCGCCGAGAAGGGTCTCGACCGCGGCAGGGCACGCGCCTATATCGCGCCGCTCCTTGCCAGCCTTGCGCACCGGGCGGTCAGGGACGAGGGGACGCCGCTCGAAGAACTCGCCCGCGAATTTTCGACCAAGGGCGGACTGAACGAGCAGGTTCTGACGGACTTCGACCGCGGCGGCGGCCACCGGGCACTGACGGATGCGCTCGAACGCGTGCTGCTGCGGGTGCGCGGCGACGACCGGTAG